Part of the Candidatus Micrarchaeia archaeon genome is shown below.
AGCGCGAGTGGTTCAGGAAAACAGAGCTTAAACTTAGGGCGGGAATTGAGAGTGGGATTGCGGTCGTGCTGCCTGCGAAATGCACGAGGAGGCTGGGGAAGGATGTTCTTGTTGCGCCGGGAAACGAGGAAAAGGGAGTAGTTGTGAAAAAGCTGGCCAAGCTGCTCGGGGCGCACCCCGACGAAATCCAGAATCTGCTCCCTAGCGGGCGAGCGAAACTGGTGAAATTGTAACTATGGTTACATACTGCGCGCGCAACCCTGCTAAACCCAATCAATATAAATATTAGATTTTAATCCTTATCCAGGGGGTAGAGCGCAATGGCCAGACGCATAGAGGTAAAACTCAGGGACGGTGTGAAAGACCCGAGAGCCGAAGGCCTGGCCGAGATTCTCAGGAAGGAGTTCAATATCCGGGCCAGCGTTGATGTGATGGAGTGCTACAGCATAGATGCTGAGCTTGACGAAAAAGAGATGGGCTTCCTGGGCTCGGAAGTTTTCGCTGACAGGGTGATGCAGGAATTCTCGTTCACGGCTCCTTTTTTCCCAGAACGCTGGAGGATCGAGGTCGGGTACATGCCCGGAGTTACCGATAATGTCGGAAAAACCGCGAAGGACGCGGTTCTCGACGCGCTGGGAAAACACGCCGAAGTTTACTCGAGCGTGGTTTACGCGATAGGCGGGGAGCTCGAAACAGAAATATGCGAGGCGTTCGGGAAGCGCATGGCAAATGAGCTGGTGCAGCAGATAATCGTGCGCCAGCCAGGGGATACACTCGAACCGTACCTCCCCAAGGTCGCACTCAGGTTGGAGGTGAGCGTGGAAAGGATAAAGCTTCCTAAGGACGAGGAACAGCTCGCGCAGCTTTCAAGGAAAAGGCTCCTGGCACTCAGCGTGCCGGAAATGAAGGCAGCTAGGGAATATTTTTCCAGGAAGGGCGTGCTTTCCGAAAGGAAGAAGCTGGAGCTCGGGGAAGAAGCAACTGACGTGGAGCTGGAAGTTATTGCGCAGACTTGGAGCGAGCACTGCAAGCACAAGATTTTCAATGCCGAAATCGCGTACAGCGAGAATGGCGACAGCTACAATATTGATTCGCTGTTCAAGACGTTCATAAAGGGGGCCACGGAGGCAGTGAAAAAGCCGTACGTGGTTTCTGCGTTCAAGGACAACGGCGGGATAATCAAATTCGACCCGAAAAACGATATTGCAGTAAAAGTGGAGACGCACAACGCGCCCTCTGCGCTCGACCCGTACGGCGGCGCGCTCACAGGTATATTGGGCGTGAACAGGGACATAATGGGGTGCGGCATGGGCGCCTTTCCCATAGCGAACCTGGACGTGCTGTGCTTCGGGCCGCTGGAGGGCAAGGGCGTGGAAGGCGTGCTGCCCCCGCGCAGAATCTACGAGGGCGTGGTGGAGGGAATCAAGGACGGAGGAAACAAGAGCGGGATACCCACCGTGAACGGCTCTTTCGTCTTCGAATCCTGCTTCTCGGCCAGGCCGGTGATATACTGCGGGACTGCGGGCATACTGCCAAGCGAGATAAACGGGCGGAAAACCTCGGAAAAGAAGGTGGAGCCAGGCTACTTGGCCATCATGGTTGGCGGACGCGTGGGCAAGGACGGAATACACGGGGCTACATTTTCATCACAACAGATAGACGCCAGCACTCCGACCAGCGTGGTGCAGATAGGGGATCCGATAACCCAGAGAAAGGTGCTTGATTTCATAATAGAGGCGCGGGACGCGCTGCTTTACGAGGCTATAACAGACAACGGCGCCGGAGGCCTTTCCTCCAGCATCGGGGAGATGGCCGAGCAGTGCAACGGCTGCGAGATATGGCTTGAGGCCGTTCCGCTCAAATATCCTGGACTCCAGCCATGGGAGATACTGGTTTCCGAGAGCCAGGAGCGCATGACGCTCGCGGCGAAGAAGGAGAACTTGGAGGCTTTGGAGGAGATTGCGAGGAAGCATGAGGTTGAACTCACTGTGGTGGGGAAATTCACCGGCAGCGGGAAAATGCATGCACTTTACGAGGGCAAGACGGTTGCATACCTGGATTTGGAGTTCCTGCACAAGCCGCAGAGGATGAAGCTGTCTGCGAAGTGGCAGAGGAAACGCTTCGTGGAGCCCAAGGTGGACGCTTCGGACCTTGGAGAAGTGCTCAAACAGCTACTTGGAATGCCGAACATCGCCTCGAAGGAGCACACGATACGGAGGTATGACCACGAAGTGCAGGGCAAGAGCGTGATTAAGCCCCTGATGGGGAACAACGCGCCCTGCGACGCGGCCGTGCTGCGGCCGGTTTTCGAAAGCTGGGAAGGGCTGGTGATAGCGCACGGGATATGCCCGAAATACGTGCAGGACAGCCATGACATGGCCATGCTGGCTTTTGATGAAGCCGTGAGGAACGCGCTCGCAGTTGGCGCGAGGTTCAATTACCTTGCCGCGCTGGACAACTTCTCCTGGCCAGACCCGGTGCAGAGCGAGAAAACGCAGGACGGGGAATACAAGCTGGCCCAACTGGTGCGTGCATGTATGGGGCTATACGACTGCGCGACCGAGTACGGTATCCCGCTCGTGTCAGGGAAAGACAGCATGAAGAACGATTATTACGGCAAGGACGGAAAATACTCCATTCAGCCCACTCTATTGGTCACGGTGCTCGGCAAAATCGGAGATGTAAGGGGGGCGGTGAGCAGCGAGTTCAAGGTGGAAGGGGATTACGTGTACGTGCTTGGCAGCACCAAGGAGGAGATGGGTGGAAGTGAGTTCGCCAGGCTGTTCGGAGGGATTGGGAATGACAACCCGAAGGTGGATACCGATGAGACGGTTCCGCTCTACAGGGCGTTCTCAAATGCCTGCGAAAGCAGGCTGGTGCGCTCAGCCCATGATGTTTCAGACGGCGGGCTGGGCGTTGCGCTTGCAGAGTGCAGTTTCCCGAGCGGAATGGGCGTGGAGCTGGATTTGGGCAAGGTGCCTGCCAGGACCCAGAACGAGTATGCGGTGCTGTTTTCGGAAAGCGCGGGCAGGTTCGTGGTGAGCGTGGCTCAGAAGGACGCGGAAAAATTCGAGAAGATGCTGCATGGGGCAGTTTGTGCGCGCGTGGGGAGGGTGCGCGGGGACCGCAGGCTGGTGGTCAGGAAAGGCGAGACGATAATCATAAACGAGGACATAGCCGACCTTAGGGCAATATGGAACGGTGTTAGAATATGAACAAAAGGCGCGCCATGGTGCTTTGCGGGTACGGGATAAACTGCGATTACGAAACAGAGTATGTTTTGAAAGCCAGCGGCTTCGAGGCCAGGCGCGTGCACGTGCATGAACTCGTGGAGCGGCCTACGATGCTCCAGGATTTCGACCTGATGGCGCTGCCAGGGGGTTTTTCCTACGGGGACGATCTCGGAAGCGGCAGGGTGCTCGCGAACAAGATGAAATTCAGGCTGCGAAACGAGCTCGAGGCGTTCGTGGCGCAGGGCAAACTGGTCATTGGGATATGCAACGGATTCCAGATGATAGCCAAGATGGGCCTGCTCCCGTACAACAAATTCGTGCAGGAAACTACCGTCGGCCCGAACGCGTCGGGCAAATTCGAGGACAGGTGGGTTTACCTGAAGGCAAATCAAAAATCACAGTGCGTTTTCACCAAGGGCATTTCCGGGCTCATGCTGCCAGTCAGGCATGGTGAAGGCAACTTCATGGCAGACCAGGAGACGCTCAGAGACTTGAAAGCCAAAGAGATGATTGCGCTCCAATACGTGAACGAAGCTGGGGAGCTTGCAGGCTATCCGTACAACCCGAACGGGGCGGCGCTCAATATAGCCGGAATATGCAATGAACAGGGCAACGTGCTGGGCATGATGCCTCATCCCGAAGCGTACAACTCCATGACCAACAACCCGTATTGGACTGAAGTGAAGGACAGGATAAAGGACTGGAAGGGGGCAGGCATGAAGATATTTGAGAATGCGGCTGCGTACCTGGATGAAAAATTCTGAGTTTTTGTTTTCTGGTTCCAGCGCCGAACGGCTTTCGTTCCCATCCTCTTGCTGCAGGACGAGATGGATTTGGTTTAAATATTTAGCTGACGAAGGAACTGTTGCAAATTCATGGAATTCAAAGCCAGCATTTTGTACCTAGCGGGAGAGAGCATGGATGGGGAAAAACACGAGGAATGCGGGGTAATCGGGATTTGCTCCAAAAAAGGCGGGCCAGTGGCACCCCTGCTCTACCGGGCTATGGTGGCACTCCAGCACCGGGGCCAGGACGCGGCCGGCTTCGCAGTTTACAATGACGGCAGATACGAGACCAGGCGTGGGTTGGGGCTCGTGTGTGACATATTCAGCGGGGAGGACCAGCGGGTTGAAGGGGGCGTTGGGATAGCGCACACGCGGTACCCGACCACAGGCAGGTGCCTTCTCAGCGACGTCCAACCATCTTCAGGAGACAAGATGGTGGTATCGCACAACGGCCACATATCCAATTATTGGGAATTAAGGGAGGAACTCGAAGGAAAGGGAGTGAAACTTTCGAGCCAAGTGGATTCTGAAGTCATACTCTATTTGCTGCAGGAGAAAATTGGAGAGGGGCTGGAAGCCGCGGCCACCCACGCCATGAAGAAGCTGGATGGGGCGTATTCCGTGGCTGGCATGCATCAGGGCAAACTATTTGCATTCAGGGACAAGCACGCGATAAGGCCGCTGGTCTATGGGGAAAACGAGGACACGTTCTGCGTGTGCTCGGAAAGCTGCGCACTTGATATAAACAACCTGCCGTACAGCGGCGAAATCGCAGGTGGAGAGCTCGTGGTAATCGAGGGCGGCCGGATGACGAGAAAGCGGCTGCTCGAGGGAGCGCCGCATCATTGCATGTTCGAGTACGTTTATTTCGCGAGGCCGGATTCCATAATTAACGGGAAATGGGTGTTTGAAGTGCGCAAGCGGCTGGGCGAGGAGCTGGCAGTGGAGCATCCGGTAAATGCCGACCTGGTGGTTCCGGTTCCTGATACCTCAAGAACCGCGGCGCAGTCTTTTTCCGAAAAGACAGGGATACGGTTCGAGGAAGGGTTGATAAAGAACAGGTACATTGGAAGGACGTTCATAATGCCAAACCAGGATGCGAGGAGCAACGCGGTGAAGCTCAAATTGAACCCGGTGAGGGGCATCCTGGAAGGCAAGCGGGTGGTGCTGATAGACGACAGCATTGTGAGGGGAACCACGCTTAAAGAGATCGTGGGGATTGTAAGGGGCGCCGGGGCCAGGGAGGTCCATCTGAGGATAACTTCGCCGCCGATAAAGGCGCCGTGCTTCTACGGCGTTGACATGTCCACATACACAGAACTCATAGCCAACAGGAAAAGCGTTGAGGAAACCAGGAAGTTCCTGGGTGCAGACAGTCTAGGGTATTTGTCCTTAGGTGGCTTGAACCGGGCGATAGGGCTTCCTGTTTGCACCGGGTGCCTCGACGAGCAGTACCCCACAGCATACGCCAAAAAACGGGCAATTGAAGCTAAGGAAAAAACAGGATGATTTCATGGCAGTGGTTACTGTCTCCATATTTGAATTGAAGAAACTGGCGGGCCTGGAAAAGGACCGCGCAGTGGAACAGCTGAGCGACATAGGCATGCCTATAGATGGGGAAGCAGGAGACGACCTTTTTGTTGAAGTGACCCCCAACAGGCCGGACCTTTTTTCGATTGAGGGGATTGCACGGGTCTTGAACGCCCTGAACGGTCGGTCAGTAAGGAATTACTCGGCCAAAAAATCAGATTTCAAACTGGTTGTGGACCGCTCGGTGGGCGCGCAGCGCCCCTACATAGTGTCAGCAGTCCTGAAAAACGTCAATATGAACGAGAGCGTGCTCAAATCCATGATGCAGCTCCAGGAGAAGCTCCACGAGACGGTGGGGCGCAAACGGAGGAAGGTTGCGATAGGAATTCATAATGCTGATGAGGTGGTTTTTCCGCTCACGTACAAATTCGTCAAAAACGAATCCTTCGTCCCGCTTGATTTTTCTGAAGAGATGGACGTCGAGCAGATACTCGCGAGGCATCCGAGAGGGAAGGCTTATGCGCATCTGGTCGGCCCGCATTACCCGGTGCTGTGCGACCAGAAAGGAGTGATTTCGTTTCCACCTATCATAAACAGCGAGCGCACACGGGTCACGGAGAACACGAAGAATTTGGTGCTTGACGTGACCGGAACCCACCTGGAAACGCTGGATAGGGTTTTGAATATCCTGGTGTGTGCGCTTGCGGACCGAGGTGGGGAAATATATGGAGTTTCCTCCGGCCGCAGGAGTTACCCGAATCTTGAATGGGGCAGGATGCCAATCAAGCTCAAGGAAATCAGTAAATTGTTGGGGGAAAATTTCCAAAAAACCAAGGTTTTAGACTGTCTTTCGAGGATGGGGTGGATGGTAGATGGGAGTGGGAAACTGCTCGTCCCGCCTTACAGAACCGACGTCAATAGTTACGTGGATGCCGCGGAGGATGTCGCGATTGCTTATGGATATGACAGGCTCGCGCCCACGCTTCCGGATTTTTTCTCTATAGGAAAGGCCCGCAGAGCTGATGATGACGTGAAAGATGTGATGGTGGGAGCTGGGTTTGTAGAGGTGGTGAATTATGCGCTCGCCAACTACAAAAAGATGGAAGATGTTGGTGGGGGGAAGCCACTCAAGATAATAAACCCAAAAACAGAGGAATTCACTCTGCTCAGGACCACGTTGGCTGGCTCGTTGTTGGAGAATATCGCGTTGAACGCAAATCAGGAGCATCCGGTGAAGATATTCGAAATGGGGCGCGTTTTTGCACCTGGTAAGAGCATGGAGGAAACGAGGCTTGGGTTCGCCGTCTGCTCTGAAAGCGTGGATTTCTCGCTGATACGTGGGGTTTTGCAGAGTGTGATGTGGGCCAAGAATGCAGAATTCGAGCT
Proteins encoded:
- the purL gene encoding phosphoribosylformylglycinamidine synthase subunit PurL — encoded protein: MARRIEVKLRDGVKDPRAEGLAEILRKEFNIRASVDVMECYSIDAELDEKEMGFLGSEVFADRVMQEFSFTAPFFPERWRIEVGYMPGVTDNVGKTAKDAVLDALGKHAEVYSSVVYAIGGELETEICEAFGKRMANELVQQIIVRQPGDTLEPYLPKVALRLEVSVERIKLPKDEEQLAQLSRKRLLALSVPEMKAAREYFSRKGVLSERKKLELGEEATDVELEVIAQTWSEHCKHKIFNAEIAYSENGDSYNIDSLFKTFIKGATEAVKKPYVVSAFKDNGGIIKFDPKNDIAVKVETHNAPSALDPYGGALTGILGVNRDIMGCGMGAFPIANLDVLCFGPLEGKGVEGVLPPRRIYEGVVEGIKDGGNKSGIPTVNGSFVFESCFSARPVIYCGTAGILPSEINGRKTSEKKVEPGYLAIMVGGRVGKDGIHGATFSSQQIDASTPTSVVQIGDPITQRKVLDFIIEARDALLYEAITDNGAGGLSSSIGEMAEQCNGCEIWLEAVPLKYPGLQPWEILVSESQERMTLAAKKENLEALEEIARKHEVELTVVGKFTGSGKMHALYEGKTVAYLDLEFLHKPQRMKLSAKWQRKRFVEPKVDASDLGEVLKQLLGMPNIASKEHTIRRYDHEVQGKSVIKPLMGNNAPCDAAVLRPVFESWEGLVIAHGICPKYVQDSHDMAMLAFDEAVRNALAVGARFNYLAALDNFSWPDPVQSEKTQDGEYKLAQLVRACMGLYDCATEYGIPLVSGKDSMKNDYYGKDGKYSIQPTLLVTVLGKIGDVRGAVSSEFKVEGDYVYVLGSTKEEMGGSEFARLFGGIGNDNPKVDTDETVPLYRAFSNACESRLVRSAHDVSDGGLGVALAECSFPSGMGVELDLGKVPARTQNEYAVLFSESAGRFVVSVAQKDAEKFEKMLHGAVCARVGRVRGDRRLVVRKGETIIINEDIADLRAIWNGVRI
- the purQ gene encoding phosphoribosylformylglycinamidine synthase I — encoded protein: MNKRRAMVLCGYGINCDYETEYVLKASGFEARRVHVHELVERPTMLQDFDLMALPGGFSYGDDLGSGRVLANKMKFRLRNELEAFVAQGKLVIGICNGFQMIAKMGLLPYNKFVQETTVGPNASGKFEDRWVYLKANQKSQCVFTKGISGLMLPVRHGEGNFMADQETLRDLKAKEMIALQYVNEAGELAGYPYNPNGAALNIAGICNEQGNVLGMMPHPEAYNSMTNNPYWTEVKDRIKDWKGAGMKIFENAAAYLDEKF
- the purF gene encoding amidophosphoribosyltransferase, whose protein sequence is MDGEKHEECGVIGICSKKGGPVAPLLYRAMVALQHRGQDAAGFAVYNDGRYETRRGLGLVCDIFSGEDQRVEGGVGIAHTRYPTTGRCLLSDVQPSSGDKMVVSHNGHISNYWELREELEGKGVKLSSQVDSEVILYLLQEKIGEGLEAAATHAMKKLDGAYSVAGMHQGKLFAFRDKHAIRPLVYGENEDTFCVCSESCALDINNLPYSGEIAGGELVVIEGGRMTRKRLLEGAPHHCMFEYVYFARPDSIINGKWVFEVRKRLGEELAVEHPVNADLVVPVPDTSRTAAQSFSEKTGIRFEEGLIKNRYIGRTFIMPNQDARSNAVKLKLNPVRGILEGKRVVLIDDSIVRGTTLKEIVGIVRGAGAREVHLRITSPPIKAPCFYGVDMSTYTELIANRKSVEETRKFLGADSLGYLSLGGLNRAIGLPVCTGCLDEQYPTAYAKKRAIEAKEKTG
- the pheT gene encoding phenylalanine--tRNA ligase subunit beta; the encoded protein is MAVVTVSIFELKKLAGLEKDRAVEQLSDIGMPIDGEAGDDLFVEVTPNRPDLFSIEGIARVLNALNGRSVRNYSAKKSDFKLVVDRSVGAQRPYIVSAVLKNVNMNESVLKSMMQLQEKLHETVGRKRRKVAIGIHNADEVVFPLTYKFVKNESFVPLDFSEEMDVEQILARHPRGKAYAHLVGPHYPVLCDQKGVISFPPIINSERTRVTENTKNLVLDVTGTHLETLDRVLNILVCALADRGGEIYGVSSGRRSYPNLEWGRMPIKLKEISKLLGENFQKTKVLDCLSRMGWMVDGSGKLLVPPYRTDVNSYVDAAEDVAIAYGYDRLAPTLPDFFSIGKARRADDDVKDVMVGAGFVEVVNYALANYKKMEDVGGGKPLKIINPKTEEFTLLRTTLAGSLLENIALNANQEHPVKIFEMGRVFAPGKSMEETRLGFAVCSESVDFSLIRGVLQSVMWAKNAEFELKQEDSFGLFIHHRGAGIYYKNKKIGIMGEVAPETLEKSGISFPVGFCELDLGAFTYTPE